In the genome of Metabacillus litoralis, the window CTTTTTATCTGCGGTCATTATGAGGGGTATGATGAACGGATTAGGGAACATCTTGTAACAGAAGAAATTTCGATTGGAGATTTTGTTTTAACTGGTGGAGAACTTGCTTCTATGGTGATCACAGACAGTGTCGTAAGGCTTTTACCAGGAGTCCTGGGTAATGAAGATTCCCCTGTTCTAGATTCGTATAGCTCTGGCTTACTAGAACACCCGCATTACACCCGTCCAGCGGATTTTAGAGGGTTAACAGTACCTGAAGTTCTTTTATCGGGGAACCATAAATTAATTGCGGAATGGCGTGAAGAACAATCACTTAGGAGAACCTTTGAACGTCGGCCGGACCTACTAACAACATACGCTTTAACTGACAAGCAAAAAGCCTTGATAAAAAAGTGGGAAAATGAGAACTAGCTATTGCAGCCTAACTTTCTATATGGTATGATAAATCTCGTGACTTGCTGATGAAAAGTTTTTATACAAACTATTTTCTTTTATGCAGTCTTTTAAAACGATGTTCCGCTGCAATAAAGTATTGGGATGAGCATCTGTTGGAAGGAGTTGAAAACGATGCAAAAATTAATTGAAGATATCACAAAAGAACAATTAAAAACTGATCTACCTGCATTCCGTCCTGGTGATACTGTACGTGTACACGTAAGTATTGTTGAGGGAACTCGTGAGCGTATTCAGGTATATGAGGGTGTTGTGATTAAGCGTCGTGGTGGTGGAATCAGTGAAACATTTACAGTTCGTAAGATCTCTTACGGTGTAGGTGTTGAGCGTACTTTCCCTGTACACACACCAAAGATCGCGAAGTTAGAAGTAATTCGTCGCGGTAAAGTTCGCCGTGCTAAACTTTACTACCTACGTCAATTACGTGGTAAAGCTGCGCGTATCAAAGAAATTCGATAAGATTGCTTAGTAGTCTACTAAGCCTCAAATATATGGGTCAGGTACACTGTCCGTATAGTTGAAAAGGAGCTTGTTACCTAACAAGCTCCTTTTTCAATAAAAAGGCTGTTTCATCACATGAATAGTAAACTCACCATACAAGTATAGTAATAAACAAATGATGGACATAATGATTGCTAGAAGCAGGTGGATTGAATGACCAAAAAGAAGAATGAACTTTTTGAATGGATAAAAGCATTGGCTATTGCCGTTCTTTTAGCAGCTATTATTAGGTATTTCCTGTTTGCTCCTATTGTAGTTGATGGGTTCTCAATGATGCCAACTTTACATACACAAGATCGAATGATAGTTAATAAATTATCGTACAAAATTGGAGAACCTGAACGTTTTGATATTGTGGTCTTTCATGCAACTTTAGAAAAAGACTATATAAAACGTGTAATAGGTTTACCGGGTGATAAAGTAGAATATAGAGACGATACATTATACATTAACGGAGAAGCGTATGATGAACCCTATCTGAATGAATATAAAGAGGATTTGATTGACGGCCCGCTAACAGAACCTTTTGACCTCGATAGCATTATTGGGCAAGACACTGTACCAGAAGGTCATTTATTTGTTATGGGGGATAACAGAAGGCAAAGCAAGGATAGCAGACATATAGGGACAATTCCGATAGAAGAGGTCATGGGTAAGGCTAG includes:
- the trmD gene encoding tRNA (guanosine(37)-N1)-methyltransferase TrmD; the encoded protein is MKIDFLTLFPEMFHGVLNESILKKAQEKEAVQFNVINFRQYSSNKHQNVDDYPYGGGAGMVLTPQPIFDAVEDIRSKGNTEPKVILVCPQGERFTQSKAEQLAREEHLLFICGHYEGYDERIREHLVTEEISIGDFVLTGGELASMVITDSVVRLLPGVLGNEDSPVLDSYSSGLLEHPHYTRPADFRGLTVPEVLLSGNHKLIAEWREEQSLRRTFERRPDLLTTYALTDKQKALIKKWENEN
- the rplS gene encoding 50S ribosomal protein L19: MQKLIEDITKEQLKTDLPAFRPGDTVRVHVSIVEGTRERIQVYEGVVIKRRGGGISETFTVRKISYGVGVERTFPVHTPKIAKLEVIRRGKVRRAKLYYLRQLRGKAARIKEIR
- the lepB gene encoding signal peptidase I, with amino-acid sequence MTKKKNELFEWIKALAIAVLLAAIIRYFLFAPIVVDGFSMMPTLHTQDRMIVNKLSYKIGEPERFDIVVFHATLEKDYIKRVIGLPGDKVEYRDDTLYINGEAYDEPYLNEYKEDLIDGPLTEPFDLDSIIGQDTVPEGHLFVMGDNRRQSKDSRHIGTIPIEEVMGKASLVYWPVSDIRFAE